A single genomic interval of Adhaeribacter pallidiroseus harbors:
- a CDS encoding sulfite oxidase, translated as MNSEENKKNSFPEKLNMLPELDRRGFIFKTARLAGLSLGWRLLAGPEKLAAQTKSVSADKSPLPAGKHPDLILLSDKPLNAETPPYLLDDAVTPADKLFIRNNGLMPANLDASSWTLTIDGESVKKKTVFTLDDLKKKFKHYTYQLVHECAGNGRSEFSPAGRGNQWTTGGVGCCEWTGVRLRDVLEAAGIKPDAVYIGYYGKDTHLSGKADEVPISRGVPMRKALEDEALIAWAMNGKAIPEVHGYPLRVLFGGWPASCSGKWLTRISIRNKVHDGAKMNGHDYRLPIHPIAPGAKIPEDNEHFRIIEAMPVKSLITYPKTGAQVTAGKALEVRGHAWAGDLKVNDMHVSIDFGATWQKCTLKAPRNRNCWQQWTAQINFPDKGYYEVWARATDSTNKMQPMLVPAWNPGGYLNNACHRIAVEIV; from the coding sequence ATGAATAGTGAAGAAAACAAAAAAAACAGCTTTCCTGAAAAGTTAAATATGCTTCCGGAACTCGACCGCCGGGGATTTATTTTTAAAACAGCCCGGTTAGCGGGTCTTAGTTTGGGTTGGCGTTTACTGGCTGGCCCAGAAAAATTAGCGGCTCAAACCAAAAGCGTTTCTGCTGATAAATCGCCTTTACCGGCGGGCAAGCATCCGGATTTAATTTTGCTGAGCGATAAACCTTTGAACGCCGAAACGCCGCCGTACTTACTCGATGATGCCGTGACGCCCGCCGATAAACTGTTTATCCGCAACAACGGCTTAATGCCGGCTAATCTCGATGCCTCGTCCTGGACCCTGACCATTGATGGCGAATCGGTGAAAAAGAAAACCGTATTTACCCTGGACGATCTGAAGAAAAAATTCAAACATTATACCTACCAATTGGTACATGAATGCGCCGGTAACGGCCGGTCGGAGTTTAGCCCGGCGGGGCGGGGTAACCAGTGGACCACCGGTGGCGTGGGTTGCTGCGAGTGGACCGGCGTACGCTTGCGCGACGTGCTGGAAGCCGCCGGCATAAAGCCAGATGCGGTGTACATTGGCTACTACGGCAAAGACACGCACCTGAGCGGCAAAGCCGACGAAGTACCTATTTCGCGGGGCGTACCCATGCGCAAAGCCCTGGAAGACGAAGCTTTAATTGCCTGGGCCATGAACGGCAAGGCTATTCCGGAAGTGCACGGTTACCCGTTACGGGTGTTATTCGGCGGTTGGCCGGCCTCTTGCAGCGGCAAATGGCTAACCCGTATTTCTATCCGTAACAAAGTACACGATGGCGCCAAAATGAACGGCCACGATTACCGTTTACCTATTCACCCCATTGCGCCCGGCGCTAAAATTCCGGAGGACAACGAACACTTCCGGATTATTGAAGCCATGCCGGTAAAATCTTTGATTACTTACCCGAAAACCGGGGCGCAGGTAACGGCGGGCAAGGCCCTGGAAGTACGCGGCCACGCCTGGGCCGGCGATTTAAAAGTGAACGACATGCACGTTTCCATTGATTTTGGGGCTACCTGGCAAAAATGTACGTTAAAAGCACCCCGTAACCGCAATTGCTGGCAGCAATGGACAGCGCAGATAAACTTTCCGGATAAAGGGTATTACGAAGTGTGGGCCCGCGCCACCGATAGCACTAATAAAATGCAGCCCATGTTGGTGCCCGCCTGGAACCCCGGCGGTTACTTGAACAATGCCTGTCACCGGATTGCCGTGGAAATTGTATAG
- a CDS encoding M16 family metallopeptidase gives MKKKFVTCLLLCTAFLARAQSSKIDFTEYTLDNGLHVILQPDKSTPIVAVSVMYHVGSKNEQSNRTGFAHFFEHLMFEGSDNIKRGEYTNLVQTAGGTLNANTSQDRTYYYEVLPSNQLALGLWLESERMRSAKIDQAGVETQRNVIKEEKKERIDNQPYGTILEKTFANAYSEHPYRWVPIGSAQYIDQATLSEFVDFYKTFYVPNNATLSIAGDINVTQAKELIQKYFAVIPKGTKEIPRPTVKEAPKTQEAREIVFDNVQLPAVVQAYHIPEQTNPDYYAITMLTNLLTGGESARLNKALVDQQQKAVYVGSFPMQLEDPGLFLAFAVANAGVNIDEVERSMDAEIERVKKEQISDAEFQKLRNQIENSFVQKNFTVAGRAEQLANYHTFYKNTNLINTELQNFLKVTKDDLARVANQYFTRENRVVLHYLPKSNN, from the coding sequence ATGAAAAAAAAATTTGTTACCTGCCTGCTGTTGTGTACAGCTTTTTTGGCGCGTGCCCAAAGCAGCAAGATTGATTTTACCGAATATACCCTGGACAATGGCTTGCACGTAATTCTGCAACCCGATAAATCTACCCCGATTGTGGCAGTATCGGTAATGTACCACGTGGGTTCTAAAAACGAACAATCGAACCGTACGGGTTTTGCCCATTTTTTTGAACATTTAATGTTTGAAGGCTCCGATAATATTAAACGGGGCGAGTACACCAACTTAGTGCAAACCGCCGGCGGCACTTTAAACGCCAACACCTCCCAAGACCGTACCTACTACTACGAAGTGCTACCCTCTAACCAACTGGCTCTGGGCTTGTGGCTGGAATCGGAGCGGATGCGCAGCGCTAAAATTGACCAGGCCGGGGTAGAAACGCAACGCAACGTAATCAAAGAAGAAAAAAAAGAACGCATCGATAACCAGCCGTACGGTACTATTCTGGAAAAAACCTTTGCTAATGCGTATTCGGAACATCCGTACCGCTGGGTTCCCATTGGTTCGGCGCAATACATTGATCAGGCTACTTTAAGTGAGTTCGTTGATTTTTATAAGACCTTTTACGTACCTAATAACGCTACCCTGAGTATTGCGGGCGATATTAACGTAACTCAGGCCAAAGAATTGATTCAGAAATATTTTGCCGTTATCCCGAAAGGCACCAAAGAAATACCGCGGCCTACCGTAAAAGAAGCCCCTAAAACCCAGGAAGCCCGTGAAATTGTATTTGATAATGTGCAGTTACCCGCCGTAGTGCAGGCCTACCATATTCCGGAGCAAACCAACCCGGATTACTACGCCATTACCATGCTCACTAATTTGCTTACCGGTGGCGAAAGTGCCCGTTTGAATAAAGCGTTGGTAGATCAGCAGCAAAAAGCGGTGTACGTGGGCTCTTTCCCGATGCAGCTCGAAGATCCGGGTTTATTTCTGGCTTTTGCCGTGGCCAACGCCGGCGTAAACATCGACGAAGTAGAACGGAGCATGGATGCCGAAATAGAGCGGGTAAAGAAAGAACAAATCAGCGACGCGGAGTTCCAGAAACTGCGCAACCAAATCGAAAACAGCTTTGTCCAGAAAAACTTTACGGTAGCCGGCCGCGCCGAGCAATTAGCGAACTATCATACCTTCTACAAAAACACCAACCTGATTAATACCGAACTGCAAAACTTTTTAAAGGTAACCAAAGACGATCTGGCCCGGGTGGCGAATCAGTATTTCACCCGCGAAAACCGGGTAGTTTTGCACTACTTGCCTAAGTCTAATAATTAA
- a CDS encoding M16 family metallopeptidase, which produces MKRIFYSLLLTLCYPLALLAQNQTPPPPGPAPDIQVGQAASFQLKNGLKVFVVENHKLPVVSMSLVLDNDPIKQGDKNGYVDIAGTMLRTGTKTRSKEKLDEEIDYIGANLEPSANGFSASGLKKHVGKLMELAADVVLNPNFKQEELDKIKKQTVSNLANSQADPNFVQSVVRSTLLYGKDHPFGEVPTEQSVNNITLADIQGYYATYYKPNVGYLAIVGDISVKEAKSLTKKYFTNWKKGDVKRNEVAKPAPITGTRVAIVDRPAAVQSVLAIANVADLKPGTDDAITGRVLNTMLGGSFSRLTQNLREKHGYTYGAYSDLSASKYIGEFTASTNVRNAVTDSAVQEILFELNRLRTEKATAAEVQKIKNIVTGEFARSLEDPNTVALFAINTARYNLPKEYYRDYLKKVAAVTPEAIQQVAQKYVNPDQAVILVVGNADQIEDRLKRFDKDGTLEYYSPTGDKAERTTLALPAGASADKVLDSYIQAVGGRANLEKVKDLIVRSTITSTGANLTYTQYFKGPDKMVQSIKVGDLEIQKTIINGNKGKVISQNGTRVMDPQEVQEQKIQYGLNSFLRYNTLGVKKNLSTLERIEGRRAYRLELTLPTGQQLYQYYDLETGLKIREVVITATELGNATQVTEVKDYREVSGVKVPYLTQLRAGNQLISTNVQSVEVNKNLKDDLFKL; this is translated from the coding sequence ATGAAACGTATCTTTTATAGTTTACTGCTTACTCTTTGTTACCCCTTGGCGCTGCTGGCGCAAAATCAAACCCCGCCCCCGCCCGGTCCGGCGCCTGATATTCAGGTTGGGCAAGCTGCGTCTTTTCAGTTGAAAAATGGCTTAAAAGTATTCGTGGTAGAAAATCATAAGCTACCGGTCGTTTCCATGTCGCTGGTGCTGGATAACGATCCCATTAAGCAAGGCGATAAAAACGGGTACGTGGATATTGCCGGCACTATGCTGCGCACCGGCACCAAAACCCGCAGCAAAGAAAAACTCGACGAAGAAATTGATTACATCGGGGCCAACCTCGAACCTTCGGCGAATGGCTTTTCGGCTTCGGGTTTAAAAAAGCACGTGGGTAAACTCATGGAACTGGCCGCGGATGTTGTGCTGAACCCTAACTTTAAGCAAGAAGAACTCGATAAAATTAAAAAACAGACAGTATCGAATCTGGCTAATTCCCAAGCAGACCCGAACTTTGTTCAAAGCGTGGTGCGCAGCACTTTGCTCTACGGCAAAGATCACCCGTTCGGCGAAGTACCCACCGAGCAATCGGTTAACAACATTACCCTGGCCGATATTCAGGGCTATTATGCTACGTACTACAAACCCAATGTAGGCTATTTAGCCATTGTGGGCGATATTTCGGTGAAAGAAGCTAAATCGTTGACTAAAAAATACTTTACCAACTGGAAGAAAGGCGACGTAAAACGCAACGAAGTAGCGAAACCCGCGCCTATAACGGGTACCCGGGTAGCCATCGTGGACCGGCCGGCAGCGGTGCAAAGTGTACTGGCCATTGCCAACGTGGCTGATTTAAAGCCTGGCACCGACGATGCCATTACCGGGCGGGTATTAAACACCATGCTGGGCGGCAGCTTCTCGCGGCTTACCCAAAATCTGCGCGAAAAACACGGCTACACTTACGGCGCTTACTCCGACTTATCGGCGAGTAAATACATCGGCGAGTTTACCGCTAGCACCAACGTGCGCAACGCTGTAACCGACAGCGCCGTGCAGGAAATCTTGTTTGAATTAAACCGCCTGCGGACCGAGAAAGCGACCGCGGCTGAAGTACAAAAAATTAAAAATATTGTAACCGGCGAGTTTGCCCGCTCCCTGGAAGACCCGAACACCGTGGCTTTGTTCGCCATAAACACGGCCCGCTATAACTTACCCAAAGAGTATTACCGCGATTATTTAAAGAAAGTAGCCGCCGTTACCCCGGAAGCGATTCAGCAGGTGGCCCAAAAATACGTGAACCCCGACCAGGCCGTAATTCTGGTGGTAGGCAACGCCGACCAGATTGAAGACCGCCTGAAGCGTTTTGATAAAGACGGCACCTTGGAATACTACTCACCCACCGGCGACAAAGCCGAACGCACCACTTTAGCCTTACCCGCCGGCGCCTCCGCCGACAAAGTGCTGGATAGCTACATACAAGCAGTGGGTGGCCGGGCTAACCTGGAAAAAGTAAAAGATTTAATTGTAAGAAGCACCATCACTTCCACGGGAGCCAATTTAACCTATACCCAGTATTTTAAAGGGCCGGATAAAATGGTGCAATCCATTAAGGTGGGCGACCTGGAAATTCAGAAAACCATTATTAACGGCAATAAAGGCAAAGTAATCAGTCAGAACGGAACCAGAGTAATGGACCCGCAGGAAGTGCAGGAGCAAAAAATACAATACGGCCTGAACAGCTTTTTACGCTACAATACTTTAGGCGTCAAGAAAAACCTCAGTACTTTAGAACGCATTGAAGGACGCCGCGCTTATCGCCTGGAATTAACTTTACCTACCGGTCAGCAATTGTACCAGTATTACGACTTAGAAACCGGCTTAAAAATACGCGAAGTAGTTATTACGGCCACCGAACTCGGCAATGCCACCCAAGTAACCGAAGTAAAAGATTACCGCGAAGTAAGCGGCGTAAAAGTTCCTTACCTCACCCAACTCCGGGCCGGCAATCAATTGATTAGCACGAATGTGCAGAGCGTAGAAGTAAACAAAAACCTGAAAGACGATCTGTTTAAATTGTAA
- a CDS encoding DUF72 domain-containing protein: MDFGKVTVLEAIDFSFPVEPLANQQVLARQKTSTYLKPQAYLGCPTWTNKSWLGTYYPVGLPAKDFLRYYSQQFNTIELNTTHYRIPDEATVSKWCAAVRPDFKFCPKWPQQISHEQELQGVESATTAFCTSLRAFKENLGMSFLQLPPSFGPDKLAVLENFLTQIPREIPLAVEVRHPDWFTGEQAFADLAALLEACAVSTVITDVAGRRDVLHLRLTTNTTFVRFNGYRHDAIDYARADAWLKQLVIWLEQGLQTVYFFVHYEDILHSPKVIRYMLDKLATTTAIPVSQEGSKPISQPIQGSLFN, from the coding sequence ATGGACTTTGGCAAAGTAACTGTATTAGAAGCAATCGATTTTAGCTTTCCGGTCGAGCCATTGGCTAACCAACAAGTACTGGCGCGCCAAAAAACAAGCACTTACTTAAAGCCCCAAGCTTACCTGGGTTGCCCCACCTGGACGAATAAAAGCTGGCTAGGTACTTATTATCCGGTCGGGTTACCGGCTAAAGATTTTCTTCGTTACTACAGCCAGCAGTTTAATACCATTGAGTTAAACACCACGCACTACCGCATCCCGGACGAAGCTACCGTAAGCAAATGGTGCGCGGCCGTGCGTCCGGATTTTAAATTTTGTCCGAAGTGGCCGCAACAAATCAGCCACGAGCAAGAGTTGCAAGGCGTAGAGAGTGCCACAACGGCATTTTGCACGTCGTTGCGGGCCTTTAAAGAAAACCTGGGCATGTCGTTCTTGCAATTACCACCGAGCTTTGGCCCGGATAAATTAGCGGTTTTAGAAAATTTCTTAACGCAAATACCCCGTGAAATACCGCTGGCTGTGGAAGTGCGCCACCCGGATTGGTTTACCGGTGAACAAGCTTTTGCGGACTTAGCGGCCCTGCTGGAAGCCTGCGCGGTAAGCACGGTTATTACGGATGTAGCCGGCCGGCGCGATGTGCTACACCTCCGACTCACTACCAATACAACTTTTGTCCGTTTTAATGGGTACCGCCACGATGCTATCGACTATGCCCGAGCAGACGCCTGGCTAAAGCAGTTGGTCATCTGGCTGGAACAAGGGCTGCAAACAGTGTACTTTTTTGTGCATTACGAAGACATCCTACATTCTCCGAAAGTAATCCGGTATATGCTCGATAAATTAGCTACCACCACTGCTATACCTGTTTCCCAAGAAGGATCTAAACCCATTTCGCAGCCTATCCAGGGTTCCTTGTTTAATTGA
- a CDS encoding septal ring lytic transglycosylase RlpA family protein: MMLSKLPYVFSFTFLIFCSLSFEGFAQNTGSTTGSATWYGSQHHGKKTSSGEVFNKNQMTAAHKYLPFGTKVKVTNIVTQESVVVKINDRGSFRRKGHIIDLSEAAARRINVGGGTKVKVQVLSATTAEELITLEEPESQEMLTPVVSPLFTATSYFVIQAGSFSDPDKARSFSDKIKAFIKELPIATSEDTVNGKKIHRVVAGKFNDRSAAEQAKAELEKNGIMGMVKQINSGS; this comes from the coding sequence ATGATGTTATCAAAACTACCTTATGTATTCAGCTTTACTTTCTTAATTTTTTGCAGCCTTTCTTTCGAAGGATTTGCACAAAACACAGGATCTACTACTGGTTCGGCCACTTGGTACGGCTCGCAACATCACGGCAAAAAAACCAGCAGCGGCGAAGTTTTCAATAAAAATCAAATGACTGCCGCCCACAAATACCTCCCCTTCGGCACTAAAGTAAAAGTAACGAATATTGTCACCCAAGAAAGCGTGGTAGTAAAAATAAACGACCGGGGTTCTTTCCGGCGCAAAGGCCACATCATTGATTTATCGGAAGCCGCCGCCCGCCGGATTAATGTAGGCGGTGGTACCAAAGTAAAAGTGCAGGTTTTAAGCGCTACAACCGCCGAAGAGTTAATAACGCTGGAAGAACCCGAATCGCAGGAAATGCTGACGCCCGTTGTTAGTCCGCTTTTTACGGCTACCTCTTATTTTGTCATTCAGGCCGGTTCTTTTTCAGACCCCGATAAAGCGAGATCTTTCTCCGACAAAATCAAAGCTTTTATTAAGGAATTACCCATTGCAACCAGCGAAGATACGGTAAACGGCAAAAAAATACACCGGGTAGTGGCCGGTAAATTCAACGACCGGAGTGCGGCCGAACAAGCCAAAGCTGAACTAGAGAAAAATGGTATCATGGGCATGGTAAAACAAATCAATTCCGGCTCTTAA
- a CDS encoding DUF3140 domain-containing protein has product MKEATEQETAYHRFNELVNMSPAEIERWLSTEESNKVGQDSGDGESIGRKSARRIIEIKKTKKADLQEADYEHMHKVISYISRHMAQQPTHDLETSNWLYSLKNWGHDPLKK; this is encoded by the coding sequence ATGAAAGAAGCAACCGAACAAGAAACCGCGTACCACCGCTTTAACGAATTAGTAAACATGAGCCCTGCCGAAATAGAAAGGTGGCTAAGCACCGAAGAATCAAACAAAGTAGGGCAGGATAGTGGCGATGGCGAGTCAATCGGGCGAAAATCGGCCCGGCGCATTATAGAAATTAAAAAAACGAAAAAAGCGGATCTACAAGAAGCCGATTACGAGCACATGCACAAAGTTATTTCGTACATCAGTCGGCACATGGCGCAGCAACCAACCCACGACCTGGAAACCAGCAACTGGTTATACTCCCTTAAAAACTGGGGGCACGATCCGCTGAAAAAATAA
- a CDS encoding cation diffusion facilitator family transporter, whose amino-acid sequence MTHPRTTAQRAEKGLRSTLLGIVANLCMVAIKALAGYFGNSYALIADAIESASDVFTSFIVWVGLRAASKEPDQDHPYGHGKAEPLAAIMVALSLIGAAIFIAIQSVDHILTPHTSPAPFTLIILVIIILVKEGMYRYTNRVGSEIESAAVKADAWHHRSDAITSLTAAIGIAIALIGGPGYESADDWAALIASVIIVINAYRIFMPAFTEIMDAAPPSDFANEVRNIAATVPQVQGLDKCLVRKMGFEYFVDLHIIVDGNLSVREGHDIAHAVKAEVMRQKPSVYDVLIHVEPTYL is encoded by the coding sequence ATGACTCATCCGCGAACCACTGCCCAACGTGCCGAAAAAGGCTTACGTTCTACCTTGCTGGGCATTGTGGCTAATTTATGCATGGTAGCCATAAAAGCTTTGGCGGGTTATTTTGGCAATTCCTACGCTTTAATCGCCGACGCCATTGAATCGGCTTCGGATGTTTTTACTTCTTTTATTGTTTGGGTTGGCTTGCGGGCGGCTTCGAAAGAACCCGATCAGGATCATCCGTACGGCCACGGCAAGGCCGAGCCTTTGGCCGCGATAATGGTTGCTTTATCTTTAATTGGTGCCGCTATTTTTATCGCCATTCAAAGCGTAGATCATATTCTTACGCCGCATACTTCGCCGGCACCGTTTACTTTAATTATTCTGGTAATCATAATTTTGGTAAAAGAAGGCATGTACCGGTATACCAACCGGGTAGGTTCCGAAATAGAGAGTGCCGCCGTAAAAGCCGATGCCTGGCACCACCGCTCCGACGCGATTACTTCTTTAACGGCCGCCATCGGCATTGCCATTGCCTTAATTGGTGGCCCAGGTTACGAAAGCGCCGACGACTGGGCCGCGTTGATTGCTTCCGTTATTATTGTGATTAATGCGTACCGCATTTTTATGCCCGCTTTCACCGAAATCATGGATGCAGCCCCGCCCTCCGACTTCGCCAACGAAGTCCGAAATATTGCCGCCACCGTGCCCCAGGTGCAAGGCCTGGATAAATGCCTGGTGCGTAAAATGGGCTTCGAGTATTTCGTGGATTTACACATTATTGTGGACGGTAATTTATCGGTGCGCGAAGGCCACGATATTGCCCACGCGGTAAAAGCCGAAGTAATGCGCCAGAAACCGTCGGTGTACGATGTGCTTATTCATGTGGAGCCTACTTACTTGTAA
- a CDS encoding T9SS type A sorting domain-containing protein produces the protein MAKSISTLLCLLFFSLGLVKPVQATHILGGEIMYQSDTTALANPLHYFFKLVIYQDGNTVADMPSSTLYFGDGIFRTSDRASKKLIESSCVAVYRSTYYFDYTFAGPGTYTVAYREINRDKQIQNIENAVDQAFVITAQITADAFEKVNTSPRFILPILPCAIQNQPFRHSLATTDLDKDSLVYELITLLSSTNSNSNDNFSVKNVTGYTLPQQVSLNSKTGEFIWDKPGLLGRYSFAVRVKKFRNNRIIGSTLRDFVVMVTPDPNNFTQVFTIENRSELSITDDNQISLTPGQPLELKVKYQTSGQATNLNAYSELYQWQPFTIDTTATTNSITAELTLNPEEAWRRSQPYILVFRGTSELNGVLAQQDFTITLVATPKLVSGGINPDPGEVAPDQKDLFVVYPNPAQNHFWVKNQKQLPRTRYVLYNALQQQILITELNKLNTRITLPTIANGIYFYQILAENGKVLQSGKLLIE, from the coding sequence ATGGCTAAATCCATTTCTACCCTGCTTTGTTTGTTGTTTTTCTCGTTGGGGCTGGTTAAACCCGTACAAGCCACCCATATATTAGGCGGTGAAATCATGTACCAGTCTGATACCACCGCTTTAGCCAATCCACTGCACTATTTTTTTAAATTAGTTATTTATCAGGATGGAAACACCGTGGCCGATATGCCTTCCTCTACTTTGTATTTTGGCGATGGAATCTTCCGTACTTCTGATAGAGCAAGTAAAAAATTAATTGAAAGCTCTTGTGTTGCCGTTTACCGGTCTACTTATTATTTTGATTATACTTTTGCCGGCCCAGGCACTTATACGGTTGCGTACCGGGAGATAAACCGTGACAAACAAATTCAAAATATTGAAAATGCAGTGGATCAAGCTTTTGTTATTACTGCCCAAATAACGGCTGATGCATTTGAGAAAGTAAATACTTCGCCTCGGTTTATTCTACCAATTCTTCCCTGCGCCATACAGAATCAACCTTTCCGGCATAGCCTGGCTACCACTGATTTAGATAAAGATAGTTTAGTATACGAGTTAATCACGCTCTTAAGTAGTACCAATTCCAATTCTAATGACAACTTTTCGGTAAAAAACGTAACAGGCTACACTTTGCCGCAACAGGTAAGTCTTAATTCTAAAACCGGCGAATTTATTTGGGATAAGCCCGGTCTGCTTGGCCGCTACAGTTTTGCCGTACGCGTAAAAAAATTTAGGAATAACCGGATAATAGGCAGTACCCTGCGCGACTTCGTAGTTATGGTTACGCCAGACCCTAACAATTTCACCCAAGTTTTTACCATCGAAAACCGCTCCGAACTTTCAATTACCGATGACAATCAGATTTCCTTAACTCCAGGTCAACCGCTCGAATTAAAAGTAAAATACCAAACCAGCGGCCAAGCTACAAACCTGAATGCTTATTCGGAGTTATATCAATGGCAACCGTTTACAATAGATACCACAGCCACTACCAATAGCATCACGGCCGAGCTAACCTTAAACCCCGAAGAAGCCTGGCGGCGTAGCCAACCGTATATTTTAGTTTTTCGGGGTACTTCCGAATTAAACGGCGTGCTGGCGCAGCAAGATTTTACCATTACGCTGGTAGCTACCCCCAAACTGGTAAGTGGTGGCATTAATCCGGATCCCGGAGAAGTAGCCCCTGATCAAAAAGATTTATTTGTAGTTTATCCGAATCCGGCGCAAAATCACTTTTGGGTAAAAAATCAAAAGCAACTGCCCCGCACCCGGTATGTATTGTATAACGCTCTGCAGCAACAAATTTTAATAACCGAGTTAAATAAGCTAAATACCCGCATTACGTTACCAACCATAGCCAACGGAATCTATTTTTACCAGATTTTAGCCGAAAATGGCAAGGTATTGCAAAGCGGCAAATTACTTATTGAATAA